ATGCTTGAGGAGTATGAAGAAGTTTATTCTCTTTTGTAGCCTTATTTTAATTTTGTACAGCTAATAGAATTTGATGGTATAATTTTGTTATTTATATAACGGAGACACAATGGGAAAGAAATATAACGAATCTAATACTGAATATAGAGATCGCGTTATTAATAGTATTTCTCCTTCTTTTTGTGCCGCAAAGTGGTTTAACGCAACAATTTGGTTAAACAATGGAACAACTGCTAGTTGTCATCACCCCCCAGCGCATAGAATTATCGACTTTGAAAATGGTGAAAGCTTTGATGATTTAAAGAAAAATCCATCGATGATTCATAATACTAGTTACAAGAAGCTAGTTAGAAAGCAGATGCTTGATGGTGTTAGGCCAAAAGAGTGTGAGTATTGTTGGAAGATTGAAGATATTTCTAATGAACATGTTTCAGATAGAGTTTTCAAGACTGTTATCTACGAAGAAGATGACATCAAGCTTTGTCAGACTAAGTACCGAGAGACAGAAAACGTAGATTTAAAAACACTCGAAATAGCATTTGATGCAAACTGTAATTTTGCATGTTCATATTGTAATTCAAGTTTTTCGACAGCTTGGCAAAAAGATATTGTGCAAAATGGGATTTATAAAAATCTTGTGAGTGATGGGGCAAAAGCTTACCAGCATGATGGGTCATGGGCGAGGCAATATAAAAAAGATGATGAAAATCCTTACGTTCAAGCGTTTTGGGATTGGTGGCCACAGCTAAGTAAAGAAATTTCTGAATTGAGAGTAACGGGTGGTGAAGCAACAATCAGTCCTGATTTTTGGAGGCTTGTTGAATGGTGGAAAACAAAGCCAGACTCAGACATTCAGTTTGCGGTAAATACGAACCTTGGTGTACAGGGTACGAAATTAGATGAATTAATTGATGCGTCTCACTCTATAAAGAAATTTGTCATTTATACTTCTTGTGAAGCAACTGGAGAGCAGGCTGAGTATATAAGAGATGGGCTAGTTTGGGATGAATGGAAAAAGTCTGTTGATAAACTTCTTACGCATGGGAATGTTAAAGAGTTTAACGTCATGATGACTATTAATTCTTTGTGTTTGTACTCAATCACTGATTTTATGGACTATTGTAATAGTCTAAAGAAAAAGTACGGTCGCTTTCATGGAGTTTATTCTCTTAATATTTTAAGATTTCCAAGTTTTATGTCTCCTGGAACTCTTCCTTTAGAGTTAAGAAAAGAAAGGTCTGAACATATAAAGAAATGGCTAAATTCCTCTGCTGATATAGAAGTCATGCATGAAATGGAAATTGATGCGGTTAAGCGTCTGATTAGTTACTTAGAAGAAATTGGTGATCCACATAGGGGAGTATCTTCTCTTCAATCAAGGCAAAGAGACCTAAAAT
The Bacteriovorax sp. Seq25_V genome window above contains:
- a CDS encoding twitch domain-containing radical SAM protein, whose product is MGKKYNESNTEYRDRVINSISPSFCAAKWFNATIWLNNGTTASCHHPPAHRIIDFENGESFDDLKKNPSMIHNTSYKKLVRKQMLDGVRPKECEYCWKIEDISNEHVSDRVFKTVIYEEDDIKLCQTKYRETENVDLKTLEIAFDANCNFACSYCNSSFSTAWQKDIVQNGIYKNLVSDGAKAYQHDGSWARQYKKDDENPYVQAFWDWWPQLSKEISELRVTGGEATISPDFWRLVEWWKTKPDSDIQFAVNTNLGVQGTKLDELIDASHSIKKFVIYTSCEATGEQAEYIRDGLVWDEWKKSVDKLLTHGNVKEFNVMMTINSLCLYSITDFMDYCNSLKKKYGRFHGVYSLNILRFPSFMSPGTLPLELRKERSEHIKKWLNSSADIEVMHEMEIDAVKRLISYLEEIGDPHRGVSSLQSRQRDLKSFFSQYDLRRKNKNFTRAFPELASWYDSIPLTDLGEDGELVSGDSTLGWGIKEELKELAKAEGWVLSPQMSNPGSKDYIDEQYQLDDLVEMEIKNLQAVYIKHSKEKLDESWSKQEIIKKLGAMGFVKV